The following coding sequences lie in one Nocardioides sambongensis genomic window:
- a CDS encoding YcnI family copper-binding membrane protein, with translation MTLRRTLLPLGATGAATAILALGVTPIASAHVGVTPDDTAAGAYTVLTFSVPHGCDGSPTTKVAIQMPEEIPSVTPTRNPFYSVEKVMETLDEPITDAHGNEITERVSQVVYTAQTPLPDGERDTLELSVQLPDAAGETLAFPVIQSCTKGETAWTEVAEDGGSEEELEHPAPTVSVTEATEDGHGHGTAEEASTETESDTDADAAEDGDSDGNGLAIAGLVAGVLGIVVGGVALARSGSKG, from the coding sequence ATGACCCTTCGTCGTACCCTCCTGCCGCTCGGCGCCACCGGCGCCGCGACCGCCATCCTCGCCCTCGGCGTCACCCCGATCGCCTCGGCGCACGTCGGTGTCACCCCGGACGACACCGCCGCGGGCGCCTACACCGTGCTGACCTTCAGCGTGCCGCACGGCTGCGACGGTTCGCCGACCACGAAGGTCGCGATCCAGATGCCGGAGGAGATCCCGTCGGTGACCCCGACCCGCAACCCCTTCTACTCGGTGGAGAAGGTGATGGAGACCCTCGACGAGCCGATCACCGACGCCCACGGCAACGAGATCACCGAGCGGGTCTCCCAGGTCGTCTACACCGCGCAGACGCCGCTGCCCGACGGCGAGCGCGACACGCTCGAGCTCTCCGTCCAGCTCCCCGACGCCGCCGGGGAGACCCTCGCGTTCCCGGTGATCCAGTCCTGCACCAAGGGCGAGACCGCCTGGACCGAGGTCGCCGAGGACGGCGGCTCGGAGGAGGAACTCGAGCACCCGGCGCCGACGGTCAGCGTCACCGAGGCGACCGAGGACGGCCACGGCCACGGCACCGCCGAGGAGGCCAGCACCGAGACCGAGAGCGACACCGACGCGGATGCCGCCGAGGACGGCGACTCCGACGGCAACGGCCTGGCGATCGCCGGCCTGGTGGCCGGTGTCCTGGGCATCGTGGTCGGCGGCGTCGCGCTGGCCCGCAGCGGCTCGAAGGGCTGA
- a CDS encoding cell division protein FtsQ, producing MPSLDPWRDADRANPHGSGLTLRREPRDAAPVAAALATAETLTALLLAHGAAGGTLPDAGSLIVLAALVYGAGLVVLGRSLPIRYAAPGLVLVQVVLHGWLNAMAPAAEHAAHTAHVVGPAGAAPLGLSWPMLLAHAVAGACAALSWGLRRRAVAVLVSWTDPAVAGPHPAPRLRAPRTTRLAPALRHVAVAPTRGPPVVPLPA from the coding sequence GTGCCGAGCCTGGACCCGTGGCGGGACGCCGACCGTGCGAACCCGCACGGCTCGGGGCTGACCCTGCGCCGCGAGCCGCGCGACGCCGCCCCCGTGGCGGCGGCCCTGGCCACCGCCGAGACGCTGACCGCGCTGCTCCTCGCGCACGGTGCCGCGGGCGGCACACTGCCCGACGCCGGCTCGCTGATCGTCCTCGCCGCGCTCGTGTACGGCGCCGGCCTGGTCGTGCTCGGCCGCAGCCTGCCGATCCGGTACGCCGCCCCCGGCCTGGTCCTGGTGCAGGTCGTGCTGCACGGGTGGCTGAACGCGATGGCTCCGGCGGCCGAGCACGCGGCCCACACGGCCCACGTGGTCGGTCCGGCGGGAGCCGCCCCGTTGGGGCTGAGTTGGCCGATGCTGCTCGCCCACGCCGTCGCCGGCGCCTGCGCCGCGCTCAGCTGGGGCCTGCGCCGCAGGGCGGTGGCCGTCCTGGTGAGCTGGACGGATCCGGCGGTGGCCGGCCCGCACCCGGCCCCGCGTCTCCGGGCGCCGCGGACGACCCGCCTCGCGCCGGCGCTGCGGCACGTCGCCGTCGCCCCGACCCGCGGGCCGCCGGTGGTGCCGCTGCCGGCCTGA
- a CDS encoding copper resistance CopC/CopD family protein, translating to MRTPVPALGRFALVALIALLGVIGAAAPASAHASLVSSDPAEGAVLEEAPAEVRFTFDEPVSLVPDGIAVFDAAGEDVDVDEASARDTELLVDLPDGLDDGTYVVAWRIVSADGHPVAGSLTFHIGAPSPNVVPPQLGDGDDDPWTAAVRAVVTAVNYLALFVAGGLMLLVGRAAADVRLRPEVRRRLAGLLRTCAAVAVLTALLLVPLAGAYQLGLGPDGLVDSGIWDVALIREDLVVLALQAVGLGALALAAQRVTAGRPPLAVELLTAAAVVSPALVGHTRAYEPITLLVLTDALHLLAGATWLGGLVGLTLVLGSMRGRARDAGVVLARFSVVAAGLLLVLAVTGTLLGWRILGSWSALVETTYGRLLLVKLAIACLVALVAAWNRFRLLPAVSVIGHDQQRHAVGRVRRAVGAEALLLVGVLGVTGFLVEKSPSGESEAPSAASTGVATGAADDYRVLAVLDDADGWQRRLSIQIQDQTGEPVDLYGAPTVAVSSGDLELGEIPVVPDGAGTYVADLVFPREGTWEVRVSVRIDEFTNPVTTLDVEVD from the coding sequence GTGCGTACGCCGGTGCCGGCGCTCGGGCGGTTCGCCCTGGTCGCGCTGATCGCCCTGCTCGGGGTGATCGGCGCGGCCGCGCCGGCGTCGGCGCACGCCAGCCTGGTCTCCTCCGACCCGGCCGAGGGGGCGGTGCTCGAGGAGGCGCCGGCGGAGGTCCGGTTCACCTTCGACGAGCCGGTGTCGCTGGTGCCCGACGGGATCGCGGTCTTCGACGCAGCGGGGGAGGACGTCGACGTCGACGAAGCATCGGCGCGGGACACCGAGCTCCTGGTCGACCTGCCCGACGGCCTCGACGACGGCACCTACGTGGTGGCCTGGCGGATCGTCTCGGCCGACGGCCATCCGGTCGCCGGCTCCCTCACCTTCCACATCGGTGCGCCCAGCCCGAACGTGGTCCCGCCCCAGCTCGGCGACGGTGACGACGATCCGTGGACCGCGGCGGTGCGCGCCGTGGTCACGGCCGTCAACTACCTCGCCCTCTTCGTCGCCGGCGGCCTGATGCTCCTCGTGGGCAGGGCGGCCGCCGACGTCCGGCTCCGACCGGAGGTGCGGCGACGCCTGGCCGGCCTGCTCCGCACTTGCGCGGCGGTCGCCGTGCTGACCGCGCTGCTCCTGGTGCCGCTGGCCGGTGCCTACCAGCTCGGCCTCGGCCCGGACGGCCTGGTGGACTCGGGCATCTGGGACGTCGCGCTGATCCGCGAGGACCTGGTGGTGCTCGCCCTGCAGGCGGTCGGGTTGGGTGCACTGGCACTCGCCGCGCAGCGGGTGACCGCGGGCCGGCCCCCGCTCGCGGTGGAGCTGCTCACCGCGGCCGCCGTGGTCTCCCCGGCGCTGGTCGGCCACACCCGCGCCTACGAGCCGATCACCCTGCTGGTGCTCACCGACGCCCTGCACCTGCTCGCCGGCGCCACCTGGCTCGGCGGACTGGTCGGCCTGACCCTGGTGCTCGGGTCGATGCGCGGACGGGCCCGGGACGCGGGCGTCGTACTGGCCCGGTTCTCGGTGGTGGCCGCCGGGCTGCTGCTGGTCCTCGCGGTCACGGGCACCCTGCTCGGCTGGCGGATCCTGGGCTCGTGGTCGGCGCTGGTCGAGACCACCTACGGTCGTCTGCTGCTGGTCAAGCTGGCCATCGCCTGCCTGGTCGCGCTGGTCGCGGCCTGGAACCGGTTCCGGCTGCTGCCGGCGGTCTCGGTGATCGGCCACGACCAGCAACGCCACGCCGTCGGTCGGGTACGACGTGCGGTCGGCGCCGAGGCCCTCCTCCTGGTCGGCGTGCTCGGTGTCACCGGCTTCCTGGTCGAGAAGTCCCCGAGCGGGGAGTCCGAGGCGCCGTCGGCGGCCAGCACCGGAGTCGCCACCGGCGCGGCCGACGACTACCGCGTGCTCGCCGTGCTCGACGACGCCGACGGCTGGCAGCGACGGCTGAGCATCCAGATCCAGGACCAGACCGGCGAGCCGGTCGACCTCTACGGGGCGCCGACGGTCGCGGTCTCCTCCGGCGACCTGGAGCTGGGTGAGATCCCGGTGGTGCCGGACGGCGCGGGCACCTACGTCGCCGACCTGGTCTTCCCGCGGGAAGGCACCTGGGAGGTGCGGGTCAGCGTCCGCATCGACGAGTTCACCAACCCGGTCACCACGCTCGACGTCGAGGTCGACTGA
- the rodA gene encoding rod shape-determining protein RodA has product MTQPRRSTVSRRTVDLRRWADLDWILLGAVIALGVMSCLLVWSATVNRDDLTGGDERAFLAKQVVNLGIGLVLMVMVAATDHRWVRILAPVAYLLAVVGLVLVLVMGSTVNGSRSWLMLGGLSLQPSELAKLAVVVGMALVVAERHEGRWRERVGTTDVVLMLAVAGLPAVLILAQPDLGTMLVLTATVFGVIAASGAHRRWLVGLGLGGVAVAAGAVLSGFLADYQIDRFLAFTDPELDPRGAGYNVEQARIAVGNGGLFGQGLFDGSQTRAGFVPEQHTDFVFTVAGEELGLAGALLIVVLLGIVLWRALHIAGQSDDVFGRIAAAGIACWFGFQAFQNIGMCLGIMPVTGVPLPFVSYGGSSMFAGMLAIGLLQNIHLRTLASPAARLQPTKRVLVHR; this is encoded by the coding sequence ATGACCCAGCCACGCCGCAGCACCGTCTCCCGTCGCACCGTCGACCTGCGCCGCTGGGCCGACCTGGACTGGATCCTGCTCGGCGCCGTGATCGCCCTCGGCGTGATGAGCTGCCTGCTGGTGTGGTCGGCCACGGTCAACCGGGACGACCTGACCGGCGGGGACGAGCGTGCGTTCCTGGCCAAGCAGGTGGTCAACCTGGGCATCGGTCTGGTGCTGATGGTGATGGTGGCCGCCACCGACCACCGGTGGGTGCGGATCCTCGCCCCGGTGGCCTACCTGCTCGCCGTGGTCGGGCTGGTCCTGGTCCTGGTGATGGGCAGCACCGTCAACGGGTCGCGCTCCTGGCTGATGCTCGGCGGACTCTCGCTGCAGCCCTCCGAGCTGGCCAAGCTGGCGGTGGTGGTCGGGATGGCGCTGGTCGTCGCGGAGCGTCACGAGGGTCGCTGGCGGGAGCGGGTGGGCACCACGGACGTGGTCCTGATGCTGGCCGTCGCCGGCCTGCCCGCCGTACTGATCCTGGCGCAGCCCGACCTCGGGACGATGCTGGTGCTGACCGCCACCGTCTTCGGCGTGATCGCGGCGTCGGGCGCTCACCGCCGTTGGCTGGTGGGCCTGGGCCTCGGCGGCGTCGCCGTCGCCGCGGGAGCCGTGCTCAGCGGGTTCCTCGCCGACTACCAAATCGACCGGTTCCTCGCCTTCACCGACCCCGAGCTCGACCCGCGCGGCGCCGGCTACAACGTCGAGCAGGCCCGGATCGCGGTCGGCAACGGCGGGCTCTTCGGGCAGGGCCTCTTCGACGGCTCCCAGACCCGCGCGGGCTTCGTCCCCGAGCAGCACACCGACTTCGTCTTCACCGTCGCCGGGGAGGAGCTCGGCCTGGCGGGCGCCCTGCTGATCGTGGTGCTGCTCGGCATCGTGCTCTGGCGGGCGCTGCACATCGCGGGCCAGAGCGACGACGTGTTCGGCCGGATCGCCGCCGCCGGCATCGCCTGCTGGTTCGGTTTCCAGGCCTTCCAGAACATCGGGATGTGCCTCGGGATCATGCCGGTCACCGGGGTGCCGCTGCCGTTCGTCTCCTACGGCGGGTCGTCGATGTTCGCGGGCATGCTCGCGATCGGCCTGCTGCAGAACATCCACCTGCGCACCCTCGCCTCGCCGGCCGCGCGCCTGCAGCCCACCAAGCGGGTCCTGGTCCACCGCTGA
- the mreC gene encoding rod shape-determining protein MreC, with protein MTLDTMPPRRPDRLSEGAVSGLRGAGDPVRRSASSRERQRRSGPSRSLVAAVVLGCVTLMVVDKAGGDSSPVEPVRRVVGEVVGPMQAAVNTVVGPVVGLPGALQGNQQLRERVQGLEDENAALTQQLAKAGYDDDRIAQLDGLRAMAGDTGYALLPARVIGIGPAAAFSDTVTIDAGSDSGLHPDMTVVAAEGLVGRITAVTGHTATVRLITDRGSTVGGRIGDNGELGFVRGTGGLQDDGTLDLDLVDEAVQPEAGQMVLTWGSEGGAPYVAGVPIGTITRVFESVRETSYRAVVDPAVDFTALDLVGVVVPSGTQPRVIEADGSARIGGER; from the coding sequence CGACGCAGCGCCTCCAGCCGTGAGCGGCAGCGCCGATCCGGCCCGTCCCGGTCCCTGGTCGCCGCGGTCGTCCTCGGCTGCGTCACGCTGATGGTGGTCGACAAGGCCGGCGGCGACAGCTCACCGGTGGAGCCGGTCCGTCGTGTCGTCGGCGAGGTGGTCGGCCCGATGCAGGCGGCGGTGAACACCGTGGTCGGCCCGGTGGTCGGACTGCCCGGCGCGCTGCAGGGCAACCAGCAGCTGCGCGAGCGCGTCCAGGGGCTGGAGGACGAGAACGCCGCGCTGACCCAACAGCTCGCCAAGGCCGGATACGACGACGACCGGATCGCCCAGCTCGACGGGCTGCGCGCGATGGCCGGCGACACCGGCTACGCCCTGCTGCCGGCGCGGGTGATCGGGATCGGGCCGGCGGCCGCCTTCTCCGACACGGTCACCATCGACGCTGGTTCGGACTCCGGCCTGCACCCCGACATGACGGTGGTCGCGGCGGAGGGGCTGGTCGGTCGGATCACCGCCGTCACCGGGCACACCGCCACGGTGCGGCTGATCACCGACCGGGGCTCCACCGTGGGCGGCCGGATCGGGGACAACGGCGAGCTCGGCTTCGTGCGCGGCACCGGTGGTCTCCAGGACGACGGGACGCTCGACCTGGACCTGGTCGACGAGGCCGTCCAGCCCGAGGCCGGTCAGATGGTGCTCACCTGGGGGAGCGAGGGTGGCGCGCCCTACGTGGCCGGTGTCCCGATCGGCACCATCACCCGGGTCTTCGAGTCGGTCCGCGAGACCAGCTATCGCGCCGTGGTCGACCCGGCGGTCGACTTCACCGCGCTCGACCTGGTCGGCGTGGTGGTCCCGTCGGGCACCCAGCCGCGGGTGATCGAGGCCGACGGCTCGGCCCGGATCGGGGGAGAGCGATGA
- a CDS encoding calcium:proton antiporter, translating into MSATTSGRFGWTVATPLLAAVILALTWGSKPGLLVSAVVAVALIAAVLAAVHHAEVVAHRVGEPYGSLLLAVAVTVIEVGLIVTLMVSGSGDSSTLARDTVFAAVMITLNGIVGIALLVGAVKHHLAEFNPEGTGSALATVVSLAGLTLVVPTFTTGATGPVFTGSQLAFAAVASLVLYGGFVFTQTVRHRDFFLPVKTGASAQGTSPADEDGDGHADPPTSREALISLGLLAVALVSVVGLAKVESYAIEDAVDWLGLPHAVVGVTIALLVLAPETIAAVRAALRDRVQISLNLGYGSAMASIGLTIPVIAVASIWLPGELALGLEPVQLVLLALSAVVSVLTVVPGRAKPMNGAVHLVLLAAFLFLTVSP; encoded by the coding sequence ATGAGCGCGACCACGTCCGGCCGGTTCGGATGGACGGTCGCCACTCCCCTGCTCGCCGCCGTGATCCTCGCCCTGACCTGGGGGAGCAAGCCGGGGCTCCTGGTCAGCGCCGTGGTCGCGGTCGCGCTGATCGCGGCGGTGCTCGCCGCGGTGCACCATGCCGAGGTCGTCGCACACCGCGTCGGTGAGCCGTACGGCTCGCTGCTGCTCGCGGTGGCCGTGACGGTGATCGAGGTGGGCCTGATCGTCACGCTGATGGTCTCCGGCAGCGGCGACTCCTCGACGCTGGCCCGCGACACCGTCTTCGCCGCGGTGATGATCACCCTCAACGGCATCGTCGGCATCGCGCTGCTGGTGGGGGCGGTCAAGCACCACCTCGCCGAGTTCAACCCCGAGGGCACCGGCTCGGCCCTGGCCACCGTGGTCTCGCTGGCCGGTCTGACACTCGTGGTGCCGACCTTCACCACCGGTGCCACCGGTCCGGTCTTCACCGGCTCCCAGCTGGCCTTCGCGGCGGTCGCTTCGCTGGTCCTCTACGGCGGGTTCGTCTTCACCCAGACCGTGCGCCACCGGGACTTCTTCCTGCCGGTCAAGACCGGCGCCTCGGCCCAGGGGACCTCGCCCGCCGACGAGGACGGCGACGGTCACGCCGACCCGCCCACCAGCCGGGAGGCGCTGATCAGCCTGGGGCTGCTGGCCGTCGCCCTCGTCTCCGTGGTGGGGCTGGCGAAGGTGGAGTCCTACGCCATCGAGGACGCCGTCGACTGGCTCGGCCTGCCGCACGCGGTGGTCGGCGTCACGATCGCCCTGCTGGTCCTGGCGCCGGAGACGATCGCCGCCGTGCGCGCGGCGCTGCGCGACCGGGTGCAGATCTCGCTGAACCTCGGCTACGGCTCGGCGATGGCCTCGATCGGCCTGACCATCCCGGTGATCGCGGTGGCGTCGATCTGGCTCCCCGGCGAGCTGGCCCTCGGTCTGGAGCCGGTCCAGCTGGTGCTGCTGGCCCTCTCCGCCGTGGTCAGCGTCCTGACGGTCGTCCCCGGCCGGGCCAAGCCGATGAACGGCGCGGTGCACCTGGTCCTGCTCGCCGCGTTCCTCTTCCTCACCGTCTCGCCGTGA
- the mrdA gene encoding penicillin-binding protein 2: protein MSATTSRRSRMRLIVLQALVFSLLATLGARLYFLQVISGEDYQGQAASQSIRDVVVQPQRGLVVDSQGRPLVTNRLVWVVSIDTTLLGRFDDGQRRKLLRRTADVLDLEPAAIERKLALCGTDGAVPGTCWNGSPYQPVPVAENVTEQQALRISEQPEDFPGVLVEQQSVREYPSPFGINAAHLLGYLSPITSDELEAAEDAEDSSVNGASVVGRAGVEKTYDAWLRGQPGYQRVAVNSKGQVLGDVDATAAQPGDTLVTSIDAKVQAVVEKQLNTMITTARGTFDEVTGRNYEADSGAAVVMEADTGRIVAMASQPTYDPQVWVGGISSKKLKELYSEAAGTPLLARAFQGQFAPGSTWKPFMTAGALTNGYSTSTVLGCPSAIRIGNRDFHNHESGAYGSVTFARALEVSCNTFFYQVGTGYWREYGSDPADVKAKDPLVEEAKVFGFGSRTGVDLPGEASGRIADRAWKRDYYRSMKDYYCGISDKPQDTETSDFVYKFAYEFCVEGYKYREADAANFAIGQGDTIVTPLQLARAYGALANGGTLWEPRVGKAIVSPKGEVIKRIKPSKGGDVDLPASVLGYIDEALKGVSRTGTMAWKLGGFPLDDVQIRAKTGSAEVYGKQSTGWVASYTDDYVVVMMISQGGTGSGSTGDGVRAIWEALYGVEGDRVDPASSAIPGTTQPDALPEFGRDGSILPPAREDQR, encoded by the coding sequence GTGAGCGCCACGACCTCCCGCCGCAGCCGGATGCGCCTGATCGTCCTCCAGGCGCTCGTCTTCTCGCTGCTCGCCACCCTCGGCGCCCGGCTGTACTTCCTGCAGGTGATCTCCGGGGAGGACTACCAGGGGCAGGCGGCCTCCCAGTCGATCCGCGACGTGGTGGTGCAGCCGCAGCGCGGGCTGGTGGTCGACTCCCAGGGCCGACCCCTGGTCACCAACCGCCTGGTCTGGGTGGTCTCCATCGACACCACGCTGCTCGGCCGGTTCGACGACGGGCAGCGGCGCAAGCTGCTGCGTCGTACCGCCGACGTGCTGGACCTGGAGCCCGCCGCGATCGAGCGCAAGCTGGCGCTGTGCGGCACCGACGGCGCGGTGCCGGGCACGTGCTGGAACGGCTCGCCCTACCAGCCGGTGCCGGTCGCCGAGAACGTCACCGAGCAGCAGGCGCTGCGCATCTCCGAGCAGCCCGAGGACTTTCCCGGGGTCCTCGTGGAGCAGCAGAGCGTGCGGGAGTATCCGTCGCCGTTCGGGATCAACGCCGCCCACCTGCTCGGCTACCTGAGCCCGATCACCTCCGACGAGCTGGAGGCGGCCGAGGACGCCGAGGACAGCTCGGTCAACGGCGCCTCGGTGGTCGGACGGGCCGGGGTCGAGAAGACCTACGACGCGTGGCTGCGGGGCCAGCCCGGCTACCAGCGGGTCGCGGTCAACTCCAAGGGACAGGTCCTCGGCGACGTCGACGCGACCGCCGCGCAGCCGGGGGACACGCTGGTGACCTCGATCGACGCGAAGGTCCAGGCCGTGGTGGAGAAGCAGCTGAACACGATGATCACCACCGCGCGCGGCACCTTCGACGAGGTCACCGGCCGCAACTACGAGGCCGACTCCGGCGCCGCCGTGGTGATGGAGGCGGACACCGGCAGGATCGTCGCGATGGCGAGCCAGCCGACGTACGACCCCCAGGTGTGGGTCGGCGGCATCTCGTCGAAGAAGCTCAAGGAGCTCTACTCCGAGGCCGCCGGGACCCCGCTGCTGGCCCGCGCGTTCCAGGGCCAGTTCGCGCCCGGCTCGACCTGGAAGCCGTTCATGACCGCCGGCGCGCTGACCAACGGCTACTCCACCAGCACCGTGCTCGGGTGCCCCTCGGCGATCCGGATCGGCAACCGCGACTTCCACAACCACGAGTCCGGCGCCTACGGCTCGGTCACCTTCGCCCGGGCGCTGGAGGTCTCCTGCAACACCTTCTTCTACCAGGTCGGCACCGGCTACTGGCGTGAGTACGGCTCGGACCCCGCGGACGTGAAGGCGAAGGACCCGCTGGTGGAGGAGGCGAAGGTGTTCGGCTTCGGCTCCCGCACCGGCGTCGACCTGCCCGGCGAGGCCTCCGGCCGGATCGCGGACCGCGCCTGGAAGCGCGACTACTACCGGTCCATGAAGGACTACTACTGCGGGATCTCGGACAAGCCGCAGGACACCGAGACGAGCGACTTCGTCTACAAGTTCGCCTACGAGTTCTGCGTCGAGGGCTACAAGTACCGCGAGGCCGATGCCGCGAACTTCGCCATCGGACAGGGCGACACCATCGTCACCCCGCTGCAGCTGGCCCGCGCCTACGGTGCGCTGGCCAACGGCGGCACCCTCTGGGAGCCCCGGGTCGGCAAGGCGATCGTCTCCCCGAAGGGTGAGGTGATCAAGCGGATCAAGCCGAGCAAGGGCGGCGACGTCGACCTGCCGGCCTCCGTGCTCGGCTACATCGACGAGGCACTGAAGGGTGTCAGCCGCACCGGCACCATGGCCTGGAAGCTCGGCGGGTTCCCGCTCGACGACGTGCAGATCCGCGCCAAAACTGGTTCGGCGGAGGTCTACGGCAAGCAGTCGACCGGCTGGGTGGCCTCCTACACCGACGACTACGTCGTGGTGATGATGATCAGCCAGGGCGGCACCGGCTCCGGCTCCACCGGCGACGGCGTCCGTGCCATCTGGGAGGCGCTGTACGGCGTCGAGGGCGACCGGGTCGACCCGGCGAGCAGCGCGATCCCCGGCACCACCCAGCCCGACGCGCTGCCGGAGTTCGGCCGCGACGGCTCCATCCTGCCGCCCGCCCGCGAGGACCAGCGATGA
- a CDS encoding FAD-dependent oxidoreductase, which yields MDADWVVIGSGFGGSASALRLAEKGYDVVVLEQGRRFADDDFAGRMSHAPSMIWRPELGLRGIMQLIPFKHMMVAAGAGVGGGSLVYANTMYQPHDDDFYRHPQWAELADWRSALEPHYAEAKRMMGVVDYVGDGPSPAMLRDVADEFDLHKKARSTPVAVYFGEPGVTAPDPYFGGDGPARTGCIRCGECMLGCRYNAKNTLTKNYLHLAERAGVRIQPDSKVTDIRPLGAADGRDGYELQIRRPGLGRSNRRTLRARGIIVAAGPYGTNELLAQCRDRGSLPRISDRLGTLVRTNSEAIVAATADDPGADYRDDIAITTSIYPDEKTHATNNTYGDGGDLMALMFAPFTSGEDPHRGRTTLKLMLAEPRKWLSLRRIRGWSRRTVLFTVMQSTDQSMRFTLRRGLSRWGGVLQSAPGAEPPSTHLPIANAVAESAARRMDGYPQSSLYEALMGAPVTAHLLGGAPIGASAETGVVDADQRVFGYRNMLVCDGSAVPANPGVNPSLTILAMTEHAMSRLPEKQTSDFAASAGA from the coding sequence ATGGACGCTGACTGGGTCGTCATCGGATCGGGCTTCGGCGGCAGCGCCTCCGCGCTCAGGCTGGCCGAGAAGGGGTACGACGTGGTCGTGCTCGAGCAGGGCCGTCGCTTCGCCGACGACGACTTCGCCGGCCGGATGTCGCATGCGCCATCGATGATCTGGCGCCCCGAGCTCGGTCTGCGCGGGATCATGCAGCTGATCCCGTTCAAGCACATGATGGTCGCCGCCGGGGCCGGGGTGGGTGGTGGCAGCCTGGTCTACGCCAACACCATGTACCAGCCGCACGACGACGACTTCTACCGGCACCCGCAGTGGGCCGAGCTCGCAGACTGGCGCAGCGCCCTGGAGCCGCACTACGCCGAGGCCAAGCGGATGATGGGCGTCGTCGACTACGTCGGCGACGGTCCCAGCCCGGCGATGTTGCGCGACGTCGCCGACGAGTTCGACCTGCACAAGAAGGCGCGCAGCACCCCGGTCGCGGTCTACTTCGGGGAGCCGGGCGTGACCGCGCCCGACCCCTACTTCGGTGGCGACGGCCCGGCCCGCACCGGGTGCATCCGCTGCGGCGAGTGCATGCTCGGCTGCCGCTACAACGCCAAGAACACGCTGACCAAGAACTACCTCCACCTCGCCGAGCGTGCCGGGGTGCGGATCCAGCCCGACTCCAAGGTCACCGACATCCGTCCGCTCGGCGCCGCGGACGGTCGCGACGGCTACGAGCTGCAGATCCGGCGACCCGGGCTGGGGCGGTCGAACCGACGCACGCTGCGCGCCCGGGGCATCATCGTGGCCGCCGGGCCGTACGGCACGAACGAGCTGCTCGCCCAGTGTCGTGACCGCGGGTCCCTGCCCCGGATCTCCGATCGCCTCGGCACCCTGGTCCGCACCAACTCCGAGGCGATCGTCGCGGCGACCGCGGACGACCCCGGCGCCGACTACCGCGACGACATCGCGATCACCACCAGCATCTACCCCGACGAGAAGACCCACGCCACCAACAACACCTACGGCGACGGCGGCGACCTGATGGCGCTGATGTTCGCGCCGTTCACCTCCGGGGAGGACCCGCACCGCGGTCGGACCACCCTGAAGCTGATGCTCGCCGAGCCCCGCAAGTGGCTCTCGCTCCGACGGATCCGGGGCTGGTCGCGCCGCACGGTGCTGTTCACCGTGATGCAGAGCACCGACCAGTCGATGCGCTTCACGCTGCGCCGGGGACTGAGCAGGTGGGGCGGGGTGCTCCAGTCGGCGCCCGGCGCCGAGCCGCCCTCCACCCACCTGCCGATCGCGAACGCGGTCGCCGAGAGCGCGGCGAGGCGGATGGACGGCTATCCGCAGTCCTCGCTCTACGAGGCGCTGATGGGTGCCCCGGTGACCGCCCACCTGCTCGGTGGGGCACCGATCGGCGCCTCCGCGGAGACCGGGGTCGTCGACGCGGACCAGCGGGTGTTCGGCTATCGGAACATGCTGGTCTGCGACGGGTCCGCGGTGCCGGCGAACCCCGGGGTGAACCCGTCCCTGACGATCCTGGCGATGACCGAGCACGCGATGAGCCGACTCCCGGAGAAGCAGACGTCCGACTTTGCGGCGTCCGCCGGCGCCTGA
- the mreD gene encoding rod shape-determining protein MreD: MKGTRRLVVTSVAVLLALLLQTTVLPRLGWPDAGLGLVPDLLLLVVVATALTTDPRFATLTGLSAGLLLDLAPPADHLAGRWALAFAVVGYVVGRLSHDHEGGEETRPNWWVALVAVIGGSFLGTSIYALSGVLLRDPSMPFSDLLPVVLMSIALDLVAALVVVPLLFAAHRAVARMGTAPPGRVSPGWGSERAANLRRTVQ, encoded by the coding sequence ATGAAGGGCACCCGCCGTCTGGTGGTCACCTCGGTCGCGGTGCTGCTCGCGCTGCTGCTGCAGACCACCGTGCTGCCCCGGCTGGGTTGGCCGGACGCGGGACTGGGCCTGGTCCCGGACCTGCTGCTGCTCGTGGTGGTGGCCACCGCACTGACCACCGACCCGCGGTTCGCCACCCTCACCGGACTCTCCGCAGGTCTCCTGCTCGACCTGGCGCCGCCGGCGGACCACCTGGCCGGCCGCTGGGCGCTGGCCTTCGCGGTCGTCGGCTACGTGGTCGGGCGGCTCAGCCACGACCACGAGGGCGGCGAGGAGACCCGGCCGAACTGGTGGGTCGCGCTGGTCGCGGTGATTGGCGGCTCCTTCCTCGGCACCTCGATCTACGCGCTGAGCGGCGTCCTGCTCCGGGACCCCTCGATGCCCTTCTCCGACCTGCTCCCGGTGGTGCTGATGTCGATCGCGCTGGACCTGGTCGCCGCGCTCGTGGTGGTGCCGCTGCTCTTCGCGGCCCACCGCGCGGTGGCACGGATGGGCACCGCGCCGCCGGGCCGGGTCTCGCCCGGCTGGGGCAGCGAGCGCGCCGCCAACCTCCGACGGACGGTGCAGTGA